The window ATCTTACCTGGAAACCTTTCCACCAATCGGCGATCATGCTGTCAAACCCCTTGACTTCTCGCCACGATAAATCGAACCTAAACGGCTTAGGGCCCCAGTTAAGCTTGTCCATTGAAAGAAGAATTGACCAATGGTCAGATGTTGTTCGAGGAGGGACGGTTTGAGTGGAAGGGGGGAGCTGATCCATCCATTCAGGAGAAAGGAGGAAGCAGTCCAACCTGGAGAGGTCCTAATGACAAATTCTTTAAGAGTTATGCCAAGACTGGATACTAGGGTCTTCAAATTGCGTACTGAGGTATATTTATACTTTTGGAGGGACTCTTTCCCGAAGGAGGAGATAGAGAGAGCTGTTTTTATCCTCTAGATCTACAACAAGCCTACTCGTGGTCACTTATCTTATACTTAATGGAATGTAGCAGACTGGAAATGGATCTTATGCAGGTCTTTGAAGATTTCTATTTTTTCCATGCAGTGGCCATTGTTCATGAGGCATCACTGGTTGCCATTGCCCTCGAGGTCAAACATGGCACGATCTAAATGAATTTTTCCTGACACGCCTGGTTGATGGGTTACCGTATGAGAATTTTGATGAGTTGTAGGCCCTTCTGTTAAGAGCAGCAACAGGTTCATTATCATGTTAAACCGGGGCTGCTTTGTGAAACAGGCAAATTCTGGATAGTGTAGAAGCAATGAACTGGTTGATATTGCCAAAAAAATGCAGGTGAGGAAGGGATGGGCACTAAAATCTTAGGGTTTTGTTGAGTGGTTGTTGTTCATGTGATCTCAGGAAGAATAGGTTTGCAGGCTTGTGTTGAGCATGGTCACCTTGTTCACAATCCGCTTGCTCTCTGTAGTTCATTATCCTCTACTTCCTAGTGAAAACAAGAGAAGAATAGCTTAAAACTAGCTACAGATGGTTGGCTGAATATTCCATTCATGGGGAGTTAGGTGAACATGTTAACTATGGCTTGAAGAATGCTGTGGTGGTACATCTTTTTCAGTTTTTGGTACTACAAAGGTTTACAATGGAAGACACCAAAGGATGAACCACTCATGCATACTAGACAGTCTCTACCAGCTCTACTAACGAGCTAGAGACGATATGGCAGTATATAGATAAAATTTGCTGCCCCAAGGAAGAAAAAAGTTTACTTTGGTGTCACCAGGACTTGAGATAGGGTTGGCCTTTCTCTCCATCTGTCCTTTTGAGGGGTTTTTAATGTCATTGATTGTGCATTTGGGATTGATTTAAGTAACTGCACATGGTTTACAGATGTAGGACTGGCAGAATTGGACATTTTGGtggttttccttcttttttttttccttctcttttcagtGTACATTGGGTGGGTCTTCAGTAGCTGCTCAGGCTATACATTTAGTAGGCTGCATGATTTAATTGAGCATTTCTACACATTTTATTGTCATCAACTCGTTGATTGtaacaagtattttcagtatcctgcaatatcaccaatatatcccacaatatatctatTAATCCCAGCTGGGCAATATGAAACTCAGctttaatatccatttttcaCGGAATCGTGCAATATATCGCACGTTATCATGATATATGGTGCGATATATCCACACACCCTTTATAagttcttagggcctgtttggtgcctggtattaggtggtatggaattgcattcggtcccatgcaaattccatccaacatttggaAAAGGCGGGAAGGACTGGAACAATCCCGGTATCATATCATTCAGAGCCAATAGTGGATACTGCAGGTTTtttggtggattttgaaatccactaaatctgtgggccccacattgatgcatgtgttttatccatgccttccatccatatGTGgcctttacacgtgacattcaagGTGCATATGTGTACAGGTGACCGGTGTCAGCTGTGAAAtgtggtccgttgattacaattccacgGTCCATCAAACGTAGGGTGTATTTCTCAAGGGAAGAATTTGATACCAAACGTGGGATTGGACAgtgaaaataccatggtatttccagacacgtaatcattgtacaataatggtgtttattccatctaatgcaattccataccatttaatcccatggtccaaacaggccctatgtATTGTGTGATATTGAAAGGGATAAAAGGAAACCGGCACTGTTTTGTCTggaaaatcctcaaaattttacacacacacacacacatatagtaaaaaagaagaagatttctaGTACATTGTAAGGTGATTTCAACCAGTCTACACTAATTTGTTGGaagaaattttttgaaatttctttgaAATTGCGATCGAAAGCTTCTTGGGGCGGATTCTAAAAGGCacgtattttgaatttttattcgtttttatatgttgtaaatagtgttaaatggtataaaaaaaaaaatccatgattcttcatgttttgcatgaaaaattatggatttagagcttcgattttgagattcgGGTGAGATGGGTTGAGTTgcgaaaaattgggaaaaaaatcgaaatcgattttttttcaaaatttcccaatttagttgcaatcttagtgtccaaacatgaaattaaacatgcatATAACTTGACCCACACATTCTTggtaatttggggatttttcaaaaaataataattatttaattaaaaatgttaaaaatataGTTTTTCGAAATCCACAGGTATATTTCTAATTTTCAACATCTTCTTTGGCTTTTGAATGTAATGCTTGTATTTCTATActtgtcttcttacatttatagaTTTGGTTAgttgattttgaatatagttgcatcaatttagttagacaatacatacattaggaccctatacaaaggaaacctattatgtgcactctttttggtgatttttgtatttctaagtgtgtattggtgtcttttttaataatccttgaaatttcattgaaaaattcgactaatttcccaatgttttcccatgtttcccaacgaAAATGATAAATTAggtgatacaaccaatatatcccgtgcaataaccaatatgtatccgtatcccaagagtGTGATACATTACGTGATGACAGTATAGAAaacattgattgtaatcaacttgtgtaatagactattagatagtgcttgattgtaatcaacctatgtaatcgTGTATTACATTATgcatgtgggagttttgtgctctcattgccggtcccCAGCCCTGACAAAGGAGGGTTGCATCTGTTTGGCAGCtggtgtcaaacttatgccataacttttatcatgaatccaaacaaaatgtcattccaaactcatgctagggtgTTCCTTGAAAGCAACGCGCTACATCGGAACTTGGGTGTATGACCTCTAGTCTAATTGAAggtatgacccttgatagagtgaaatggcagaaaaggattcatgtagctgactccaattattggtataaggcttagacaATGATGATATGATGATTTCTACACATTTTATACATACAGGAACAAAACATGTTCTAGAAAGTCATCCATGGAACTGATTGTTTCCATTCTACTTTGCAGGAGCCATTTAGGGTCCGTTTGGAtatcaccaaataagttactttttctacttacagcagtagataattaacttatttgagataagtaagtttggtttaagatcaatcataagtaactttttttacttaaagttacttaatcacttcagcttaataagtagaaaccaagataagctacttgaggcataagtatcTTATCTTAAGTAATTtacgatccaaacacccccttaatgtCACCTCATTACATATGGTGTAAAACCAGCTTTCAACTTATAATTTTGGGTTCTAGTTTTTCTATCCTTTTACTTTACATGAGTCGGCAAAAAGGCTTATAACTGGTATATGTTTGATGTGAAAGGACATTCAAAATTTCTCCTTAATGCAGGTCTTTCCACAGATGGAAGTCTATTACTCTTTGTTATTTTGTTTGCTGTAACCATTTCTTTGAGTCCCCATTATTTTTTACTGATCATCAGAGACCATTGTTGTTCTTTCTTATGAAGTGCTGTATTCTCTTTCTTCTTAAATTAGTTCCCTTTTATTTCATGTCTATCTTTTTTCATCTTGGCTATAAAGAATTAGAAGCTCACTTCACTGGCTTCTGCAAAATTTGGCATTTGCTAGCAACATAGTAATTTAGCCTCCTCCTTTTTTCTTATTGCCTTTTATTTTGTTGCAAACTCCAAAATACATGTATGGTATTCTTATTTCTCTACTTCGTAACTTATCTTTAGAGAcatgaaatatttattttttcattgctGGTAGATGAGTGAACACAAGAGCCTATCGAATAGGTGTGCTGAACAAATGGTAGAGATCAAGTCTCTTAAAGCACTGGTATGTTCATGATCTGGAACAATCTTCATTCTGCATTTAGCTCCTGCTTATCATCTAATTTCACTGTCATCTATCTTAACATTTTCCTTGGAATTAGATTGAGCTACAGATCTTTCAAGAATACTTTTAGGGATTACTATCTCTGAATGAGAAGGTATTTACAACTGTAGGAAATGAAATATTGCAGATTGAAAACCTTCAGAAGCAAAAGCAGGAGCTCCAAATCTTTTTGGATATGTATGGACAAGAGTGCTTTGAAAAGAGGTATGCTGTGAATTTGTGAAAATTTCAGCCTCTGCACTTCTGTTATTGTCTGAATTGGCAAATTAGGAAGGAAAAGGAGTGTAAACTTTCAGAATTCAAAATCTGATAAGTTCATTGAACTGAAAATGCATGTTGCTTTGCACCTCTTTTTGCATGATTGATTTCATTATAGATATGTTTTTAAGTTGTACAATTATCCTGATATTGTGTATGGTTATATAATGCCTTCTAATGTTATAGGCTTTCTACTGTGAATTCCAGAGACGTGACAGAAATCAAGGAATCAGAACGTAGAGCCCAGGTGCAAGCTGAAATCTTGAAAAGTGCTTTGGATGAACACAGTCTAGAGTTGCGAGTGAAGGCTGCGAATGAGGCTGAGGCAGCTTGCCAACAAAGGCTTTCCGCCGCTGAAGCTGAAATTGTTGATTTAAGGGCAAAATTAGATGCTTCTGAGAGGTTAGCTTTGTATCTGTATTTACTTAGTACTCGTATGTGTATATGGAGGTTACTTTTATATCGTTTCATAAGTAGGTTATATGGAATATCCGAAATCAGGTAAATTTACTGTTATGTGTAATTATTTCTGACTTTTTACAATGGAGTCTTGATCCTATCAGATACTACAGAACTATCATCATTCTTTATGACCACATCATCACTACACTAAGCTGATTTTCCCCGAGATTTTTAATATTAGTTCTTCAACAATATTGCATCCAATTGTCTTGCATGTATCCTGTTGCTTTAGGGTACATTTGGGAGAATGCAAATGATCATGCTGCCATCCATCCAAATCGTAATTAAGATAAGAAACAACTCATCTTACTTGTGATTTATGGCAAATGAAGTGGGGAAGCAGGAATCTGGTTGCTGCGTTTTCCATTTCCCAAGCACCCCAAAATGCTAGCAGATTGCTTCTGCTAAAGTAATGGAACAGTGCCAGAATAGAGAAACAGATCTGGATTGGCGAGGGCATCCAAATGGGCCGTTACCAATTAAGTCCTGTGCTCGCAGCTTAAATTGCATGGTTTTGCAGAAAACAATCTGTTTATATTTGTGCTGATGAATATGCAGCAGATAATGTCTTTACTCTTTTGAGAATACATGTTTGAGTGATTTCTGTTCGtcttaaatcatgttgtttgcaaTAGATGCTTTAGAAGTCTATACTGCACTTTTTTTTATTAGCATTTGTTGTTGCAGACAAGTGTTGGAGCTTAAGGAGgccataaaaataaaagatggGGAAGCAGACGCTTATATTTCTGAAATTGAGGTCCGGATGGTCCTTAAGTCCTACATGTTGTTCATTGTGAAGCCGAATCAGCTACTCAATGTTTTCTTCTTTGTACATACAGACAATTGGTCAAGCATATGAAGACATGCAGACGCAGAACCAACATTTGCTCCAGCAGGTCGCTGAAAGGGATGATTACAATATTAAGGTTTGACGTAATAGATTTTTCTTCTCTATCTCAATGTTATGCATTTATTACCTTCATTTAAGTGCTTCCAGTTGCAATTACAAGTTGTGTACTAGTAACAGTAGCAAGTTGTTAAGCAGTGTGATGCTTAAAATTGTCCCCAAATTTAAGAAAAGGCGCTTTTAGATCGTGTGGCCCAGATTCAGAACCCAAATTTGATCTCCAGTACGCTATGCAGGGCATGGAAATTCTCCAAATAGAATAGGCAGTCTGTGGATGGAATTCAACAACTTTCCAGTAGAATAAATACTATAACTGGAACAAGAGATTCTTCCAGActataaattaaaagaaaacctcaagaaaattgTTTATATTACCATTTTACAAAtagtaagtgtttaataaagatCCTAGGTAGGCAAATGGTTTAGTCTATTTCTTTGCTAAAGAGGGCTTTGTGAGAGGGTCGCTCACTATTGGCTACTTGTGCTCATCTTGTAATACTTTTTCTGCATATTTCAtaatatttcaaattcaagcatctAGCATGGATTGTGATGCTTGTTTTGAACTAGGCAGCAGGGCTTGCCATTGCTGCAACATGTGGGTGACTAACTTTTCACTTATTTTCCATTCACCCACTTCGTGCACATATGATATGCAATTCTCATTTGTTgcatcatgtttattttccagtcATTCTAAAATCATCTGGAAAGTTGTTAATGTCTTGCTTTCATGGATTGGGCATTTTGTATTTTGGCCAGATATTTTGAAATTTGGTAATGCCTCCGATGTCTTGTGGGGTCTTTACCATGGCATTTGCTAGAGTGCCCCATGCACACTTCTACTAATGCCTTTCCAAGGAAACTTCAAAAATGTTCTTTCCAATGAGTACATGTAGGTGTGCATCATGCATGGGACCCCATTCGCCAACCTGGCTCCCAAATCTCCTCTAACAGCTACTAATTGAATGTGAATACGTGTTCATGTATGTGCATCTGTtgcttccttcttcctttctgctACAACCAATCAAAGGACATTGTAGAACGGTGTTGTTGCCAGCATCCATTTCAATTGCAAATATGCAATGCTACTGtttcaattttattttctttgtacTTTCTCTTTGGCcatcattttttggattttcttcagcTGTTAACCTAGCTTAGCTTGTTGTGGTGGGATTTGTGGCAGCTGGTTTCTGAGAGCGTGAAAGCAAAACAAGCACAGAGCTGCCTCCTTTCTGAAAAGCAGACGATAGCCAAGCAACTCCAGCAGGTTAATGAATCATTAGATTTCTTAAAACTGAAGATTGCTCGCAGTGAAGAGCAGGTACCTTTCTCGGTTTTCTTCTTTCTCGTTTGGTCAATTTAAAACCAAAGCTTCACTGAGTCCACATGCACCAAATGTGGTTGTGCGAACTAGCCTGGCATGCGTGCAGGACATCCGAGTGATACATCAGGTAAGCCCCATTGTGCGGATAAGCTGGCCGAAAAGTTGAGTGGACCAACTCACTGGTAGGGCCACATGAGTAATTGGCCATTTAGTACGAGCTGTCGACATTCAactcacacgtgtggcccacctgatgagttgacctgCTTGATTTTTTGGTTTAGTCATCAGTATGCTGGTCCCACCTGATGTACCACTTGGATGTCCCCCACTCACTTACCAATACTTTCAAATCAACTGGCACCAAATTTGACCTCAAGTTCACCATTTCAGATGAAGGCATCTCTGATTCAAGCTGGAAAAGTTTCTCTGGAGAACAGACATCTTGCCATCAACATGGAGAGTGCAAAACTAGAGTTGGTAGATGCCGAGAAAGAGCTGAAGTGGCTAAGGTCTGCTGTTGATTCTTCAGAGAAGGAATATGAGCAGAACCAGAGGAAGATAGTTGAGCTCCAAGCAGAGTTGGAGAGTGAAAGGTgcatttctctatttggattttcCATTTTTTTGGTTCAAATGTTTTCCTTCAGTGCTATTGGCTTGGATAAATCCGTTAATGTCTCACATCCGTTCCCAAACTTTGGGTATTATGGAGAATAGTTCTTGGGTTTAACTTGATGAACCAGTCTTGGTTCGTTGACACTCATCACCATGAATGTGGCTGTACAACGGTGAATCCGGACATCCGTTTGGTGGGATTCAACATAGATGGCCCACCCACAATATTAAAGCCACGATGATTTGGTGATCCCAGCTTTCCAATCATTGAACGTTTCCCCTTTAAAATTGGTCCATAGACCCTTTTCTTGTCAACATATATTTGAAGGCCACAAATCAGACAGCATGACTGGACTTATTTGGTAACTGCAATCTGACGAGCAACTCAAGCACGGAAGGACACAATCCTCCAATATGGGTGACCGTGATCCACGAGCGACTCAAGTGACGCAGCCTCAAGAACAACAAAAGGGAATTCACCCTTTGTCCTTCTCAAAGAGagcaataaattattatttttttttaattgattcatCAAAACTAAAAAATTACAATGCCATTGGCTATTTATGCTTAAAACCTTACCCTCGTTAATCTAAGCCCTTCAGCTTCTCCAATAAAACTAATGGAATCTAAAAATACGAAAATACCCCAAAAAAAttaggatattatatatatatatatatatatatatatatatatatataaactggaTGTTGGGTCCGCGCAGCCCACAAACAAGTGTATATGATGTCCACTCATATCAAATGCATAGGAAAGGAACGACTGCTGCCTCAACAACATTCAATCTTCGGTTCAAGCTGTGGGATCTCGGGCTAAAAAACTCCTTATCGAATGGGTGGCTAATGTGTCTAGCCTCAAGGGTTGTAATCTTTTGTTTTTAGGCCTGTAATCGAGGTTCTGCTAACTCAGCAGCCATCCTTTGTTTGTCTTTTCTCTTTTAATAAATCGTTACTTCTGAAAAAAAATGCATAGGTCATAGCATGATCCCGACCATTGAAATTGTGGGTGACTAGAGCAAGtggtgatgggtgtggcccagaTGCGGCCTACATCAGTTTATCTGCCAAGGATTGTttggtgtagggcccaccagatgtggACAATATAGATTCACAAACTGTAACCATACAACTTAAACTGATCCATGCTTTCCATTTGTTTGGAATACTTGTGGGTTGGTTGTCGGTAGACTTTATGCATCTGCCTCTGGCCATGGATCTTGTTCAGTATATGTATCTAACTAGAGTGACTATAAAACCAGAAATGAGAAGAAGAAGCTTGAGGAAGAGCTTGCGGAATGGAATAGCAAGGTTACTGAAATGAGTTCTGAAAATAGGGAGGCTGCAATCCAGAAGCTTCAGGATGAAATCAAAGAGTGCAAAGCAATACTGAAGTGTGGCGTATGTTTTGACCGGCCAAAGGAGGTAAGATTGCAGCTCAAGATCTCAAAAGTAGCATGCTTCTGTACGTTTTCTCCGTGCATCTGTTGCTGATCTATATtcatacatgatttttttttttcgttagcttgttagtacacccactgtcagttcacacttcactgttagccacccccactagggaatcgataccaagacctcattgttgaaatgaggtatctttcactcagtttaccacttgagctatggatcagggtgttataTTCATACGTGCATGGATGTGTGTATCTATCATCAGTTCAGTGGTTATATCGCTTGTCTGCCCATCCATTCCATCGCCAGTCAATTCATATCCATCTTAATTTGCTCGTTGTGCGTCATTTCCCAGATTGGCTCCTGCTGCATCAGTACATGTTCCCATTAGGTACGCGTGGgtccatgattcagtgatccggACTTTTAATCTGATGGGTTCTGCAGCAGATGGGGGATGCCCGAAAAATGTTCAATCTAGATTAGAACCTAGCCATCAAATGGGCCTTTTTTTCCAAATGTCACTGATTTTTTTCTCTATGCTGTATATTCGTAGACGAGTGATTGAAGGGTTTGGTGTCCCTGCTTGGGAATTTTCAGTAAACTGtcttgtgaggcccactagatcAACTGTCTGGATCACATGACCATGGGCTGTGGCTCTATAGATTGATCACGTCCATACATTATTCTTTCTCTGATACATCAGGTCATGATAATTCCTCCTATTCCCGTCCCAGCTGTTGTGTTTCAGTTTTGGTTAGACGACCACCGTATGAAAcgaccattcaaaaaaaaaaaaccagaataACCCAATGAAACATATTTAGGCTTCTTTCCTCCCTTTATATAATGAATAATTCATTTTCTTTTGATCTTTTGCAGGTTGTAATTATTAAATGCTACCACCTTTTCTGCTATCCATGCATTCAGAGGAATCTGGAGATCCGCCACAGGAAGTGCCCTGGCTGTGGCACTCCCTTTGGGCAGAATGATGTGCGGGAAGTGAATATCTGAATTGCCTTTTTCGATCTCTAATGCAGTGTTTGGATGTACttttgaactgaattgaaattatTTAGTTCAATGAGGAATAATCAAATCAAACTTCTTTGCCATAGCAGTCCTATTGAGGGTGTAGGCTCCAGAATTGCATTTGCCTTGCTTTCAAATCGGACTTTGAAGGGAATGCAACTGCAAATCAAGGGCTCTACTTTGTCAATATGATTCGGTCATTCCACTTCATTGAACTGCTGATCGcaattcaattcagtagtgcGCACCCAAACACGGCCTAAATCTACTCGATTGCATACGGTTTCAGTTTTTGTTAGTGTTTTGAAGTATGCAGTTGCGTGATTTTCGACAACAGAGCTTAGTGTTCTTTATAGCATACATCTGCATGCTGTCTTGCTTGTTCACCCGCAGCCGAGCCACCTTGATTTTTTGTTGATGGCCCATTAAATCTATCATCTGTAGCTtgttgctatggcccactaga of the Magnolia sinica isolate HGM2019 chromosome 7, MsV1, whole genome shotgun sequence genome contains:
- the LOC131251671 gene encoding E3 ubiquitin-protein ligase BRE1-like 2 isoform X4, with product MELMKYLEETIDAQRAKTESLSPTLGGKLSAEDAFIQLHKIGDLLREEASNLRRVIDIIHSKHKEYTDEMQKYLESQSTDQSEIKRLAGELEESMAELEESRRKLVNLKMQKDGVSGVHVPLLGTVNGGNSPDKPADRTMGLRELKDSVEEAKTLAGTRLSELEEAREDNLILTEKLQTLQNELEDDKYVVSSKPYSLLSDQLQHLNAELERCKGLTDALQADRNNILRREKELSVKGESADAARSAVSDAELKIQELELQLQKCIIERNDLEIKLEEAEQDSGRKDIKSEFRVMASALSKEMEMMETQLNRSKQTACEAISLREEAHSLKALLDRKMSEHKSLSNRCAEQMVEIKSLKALIENLQKQKQELQIFLDMYGQECFEKRLSTVNSRDVTEIKESERRAQVQAEILKSALDEHSLELRVKAANEAEAACQQRLSAAEAEIVDLRAKLDASERQVLELKEAIKIKDGEADAYISEIETIGQAYEDMQTQNQHLLQQVAERDDYNIKLVSESVKAKQAQSCLLSEKQTIAKQLQQVNESLDFLKLKIARSEEQMKASLIQAGKVSLENRHLAINMESAKLELVDAEKELKWLRSAVDSSEKEYEQNQRKIVELQAELESERNEKKKLEEELAEWNSKVTEMSSENREAAIQKLQDEIKECKAILKCGVCFDRPKEVVIIKCYHLFCYPCIQRNLEIRHRKCPGCGTPFGQNDVREVNI